A part of Miscanthus floridulus cultivar M001 chromosome 6, ASM1932011v1, whole genome shotgun sequence genomic DNA contains:
- the LOC136460541 gene encoding abscisic stress-ripening protein 2-like, giving the protein MGHHHHDKQNKSEHAAGDWRKEEKHHKHTEQLAQLGAAAAGAYAVHEKHKAKKDPEHARSHRIKEEIAATIAAGSAGFAIHEHHKRKEAKKHGHHHYH; this is encoded by the coding sequence ATGggtcaccaccaccacgacaAGCAGAACAAGTCCGAGCATGCCGCCGGCGATTGGCGCAAGGAGGAGAAGCACCACAAGCACACGGAGCAGCTGGCCCagctcggcgccgccgccgcgggagcATACGCCGTGCACGAGAAGCACAAGGCCAAAAAGGACCCCGAGCACGCACGGTCGCACAGGATCAAGGAAGAGATCGCAGCCACCATCGCCGCCGGCAGTGCGGGGTTCGCCATCCACGAGCACCATAAGAGGAAAGAGGCCAAGAAGCACGGACACCACCACTACCATTAG